GGCAGTGATGCGATATCCGACGAATTTGTTCATATTTTGGATCACACCTTATTTCAAACATTGTTTTCCATAGTCAGTGCCAATATGTCGTCAGAAACTTATAAGGCTATTTTAAAAATCCTGgtaattgatatttctgGGACGATTTTCCGCGATAAAGACGATTCTATTGAGAAATACTTGCCTTTGTATGAATCTTTGATTGAATATCTCGATGTCATTGATATAATAACCAGCAAATTGTTTTTGCAggataataaaataactTTCAACTCGATTAAATTGGTCACTGATTTGATCACCAAaagtttgaaatttgaataCAGTGGCATCATTACTTTAACTGGGAGATTGAAACACGTAACTTTCTTCAGTACGGTAGGAAATTTATTAGAAACGGACGACAAAGCCACTATAGAAGCCATTGAGAATCTAAAAGTTGCATACCATAAGTTGAATCAACATTTAGGGGCCACTAGATTTGATATGTCAATCAAACCTCATCAAACTATgttaaataatttgtttatatttttagAAACCTCATTGAATGAGTATGGTACCCCAGCCACTACCGAAGAATACGTCAAGGCGGGCTTTACCGATAATCCTCgtcaatttgttgttgagaatttttcaatcttgTTGGCTATGAACTTGAAGGTTTTCTTAAAAGATCCAAATTTCACATTTAAGAAAAGATTCCATGAAGAATTAATGATGAGTGATCATGCAAGAACTTTCCCATTgtatcaatttatttctaAATGTACTGAATTATGGACGGATATTTTTGAGAAAGAGAATGAATTCCCCAAAATTAACTCGGCGATCTTGAGTTGggatttaatgatttattacaCCATGAATCATGGATTGGTTTTGTGGCAAGAAACTAGGGCTCAATTGGATAACAAAGTTGATATTGCCAAGATTTTCCAACTTTTGTATTCTAACATTGaggaaattgaaaagagTGGACAAAGTATTGATGAGGCATTGGCATCGGAAGGAGGTGCCATTGGTGATGTAAgacattttcaaattaataaaattgaacagtcattaaaagaaaaatgggctggtaaattatttgatttctaCAAGGAATTAGACAGAGAAGTTCATGAATTTGTTAGAGAACAACGTATTTTGAAGTTAATGGAAGGAAATATGATTACTCTTAACAGCAACACAGGCAGCAACCAAATTTTACTTCGCTTGACACCGAACCGTCAATATCTTGAATCGGaagataattcaattaaagtTCCAGTggttgaaattgttgacaTTAAAATCGTCAATGTTGGTGGTGCTACTGGAGTTGACAAAAAAAGTTTGGTTTCCATCAAGTCAAACCTTTACAGAATAACCCTTATGGGTAAGGAAAATAAgcatttattatcatttttctCTGATACACAATCAGCATTTGATGGGTTGACCATGATGCTTGGGAAAGGGTCGGTTTCagaagaaacaacaaaacaaattgatacattaattgaaattagatCAAAGACCCAGTTATTAGATTTGAATGAGATTGATAATAGTGATGACGAAGAGGATGAAGCAGATGAAGATGCTGATGAGGTTCTTGATGATTTGTTAGAAG
This sequence is a window from Candida dubliniensis CD36 chromosome 7, complete sequence. Protein-coding genes within it:
- a CDS encoding conserved hypothetical protein (spliced gene) encodes the protein MSESSRSINHKLNELLSKNNISKAKLDEATALSYATILKTNILGKDKQEKVNSIVVLAKLLDCIIGSDAISDEFVHILDHTLFQTLFSIVSANMSSETYKAILKISVIDISGTIFRDKDDSIEKYLPLYESLIEYLDVIDIITSKLFLQDNKITFNSIKLVTDLITKSLKFEYSGIITLTGRLKHVTFFSTVGNLLETDDKATIEAIENLKVAYHKLNQHLGATRFDMSIKPHQTMLNNLFIFLETSLNEYGTPATTEEYVKAGFTDNPRQFVVENFSILLAMNLKVFLKDPNFTFKKRFHEELMMSDHARTFPLYQFISKCTELWTDIFEKENEFPKINSAILSWDLMIYYTMNHGLVLWQETRAQLDNKVDIAKIFQLLYSNIEEIEKSGQSIDEALASEGGAIGDVRHFQINKIEQSLKEKWAGKLFDFYKELDREVHEFVREQRILKLMEGNMITLNSNTGSNQILLRLTPNRQYLESEDNSIKVPVVEIVDIKIVNVGGATGVDKKSLVSIKSNLYRITLMGKENKHLLSFFSDTQSAFDGLTMMLGKGSVSEETTKQIDTLIEIRSKTQLLDLNEIDNSDDEEDEADEDADEVLDDLLEVISEDFYYK